The DNA segment AATAGTAATCCAACCATCTGTCAAACCGGTATATAGGAATACCAGAGATATGATGGTAGGAGTTGTGTAAGCAAATGCAGTAGAACGCCAAACATGTCTGTAATCTCCCCGTCGATTAAGTAGCTTTAGGATAAACATTCCACCAAAAGCGACTAAACTTATACGAATAAACAGTAGAAGTGTCGTCATAATGAATTGAATGATAAAGGCGAAAGGATAAATAATCCACTCAATATCTTCTACGTGATCGAGTAAACCTTCAATCGAAGAAGAATTTTCTCTAAATCCCGTGGTAAAGTTGATAAATGATAGGACAGATAGAATAGTTACAAATAAAAATACATATTGAAGTACTTTACCAATCGGTAAAAGACGAAAAGCTGCAATTTTTTTTGGATTAGTAATAGAAGCAATAAAAATTTGAATTAAAGACACGATAACCACTCCTTATATCTATCATACTACTTTCTCATAGGAAGTTTAGAAAAAATATTGATGAAAATAAGAACAAAGTTATCTCGAATATTAAGTTATTGTAAATTTTATGTGTAGAGTCTTTACAATACCTTGTTGAAGTATTCATAATGGAGATTGTTGATAATTGTCGAAATAGGAGTTGAAGTTAAATCGTGGAAATTAATTGGCAGGAAATGCTGTTTCAATTTATTGGAGGTCTAGGGATCTTCTTATTTTCAATCAAATACATGGGTGACGGTTTACAAAAAGCAGCAGGCGATCGCTTAAGAAATATTTTAGATCGCTTTACAACAAACCCGTTCATGGGAGTGTTAGTAGGGATTATTGTGACTGTTCTGATTCAATCAAGTTCAGGGACTACTGTAATCACGGTTGGGTTGGTTAGTGCAGGGTTTATGACACTTCGTCAAGCAATCGGAGTTATTATGGGAGCTAACATTGGAACAACAGTAACCGCATTTATTATTGGGTTTGATGTAGGAGAAGCCGCATTACCAATTATGGCACTTGGTGCATTCCTAATTTTCTTCGTTAAGAAAAATCATATTCAAAACATAGGCGAGGTTATCTTCGGTTTTGGTGGTTTATTCTTAGGGATGGAGCTTATGAGTGGAGGAATGAAACCACTACGTGAATTACCTGCATTTCTTGATTTAACCATAAGTATGAGTGATCATTCCATTTTAGGTGTTGTCGTCGGAACTGTGTTTACATTAATTGTGCAAAGTTCAAGTGCAACAGTAGGAATTCTTCAAGGATTAT comes from the Paenisporosarcina antarctica genome and includes:
- a CDS encoding DUF1189 family protein; the encoded protein is MSLIQIFIASITNPKKIAAFRLLPIGKVLQYVFLFVTILSVLSFINFTTGFRENSSSIEGLLDHVEDIEWIIYPFAFIIQFIMTTLLLFIRISLVAFGGMFILKLLNRRGDYRHVWRSTAFAYTTPTIISLVFLYTGLTDGWITIIATLICIFYLGLALKYYPQK